Proteins encoded by one window of Candidatus Ozemobacteraceae bacterium:
- a CDS encoding exodeoxyribonuclease V subunit gamma — translation MGMHLFTAATLDRLVGMLGGYLREATGNVGADLFEAWPVITPNVSVQEWLRLDLIQRFQGGLEPAFSNLGDGLWGLWKRHAGPFDPEPRLLSDGHLRDLVLAALLSVTEKADGRLAPVRSYLEAGGGADRDRRAWQFAAQITGLFLRYETEAGLPDGVDPSAFPLIDETVARLNGSPEHLAWQKILYHNIFQNNGLRSTVFPDRFTLRQLAAGHPLARPAGSTGVRPVVVFGFDSLPPLALDILRRLGDILPVALFLLDTGSPAAVTHPLDRWRAPFLSLRRSLGNIASSAAPSEPPSPAPRSLLDTLRAKLRSSPGIDPVKRTQDASLQLWACPGPQREVETVARLLAGQTDATAADTTETAVLVTRPDEYLPLFREAFQRLRIPFSAAGDGSDLPGPYADGVEALFDLAKNGFTRAGVFRILSNPCWQHKRWVQPGMVRDWLTWADELGIFAGFSTEDKCRSCDLPGREPCDACRNPEAREQGNGMTGAHTFESALRRLRLGRLMECRNFSPSDTEMPAWRGYVPFQDFATSDADTLGAFSVGVEMLHLMTRRLKDTCGAPPSPAWAETLRGILDACLAARPDQPDEIAARSHAFGMIDHFAELEPLVSNGLGLELVRSGLVGACAGAGGEGAGRLFMGGVTIAPLSAAATLPWRRVFIVGLEETRFPGSGLSSSLNLLEPLPGAAERAADGPVSGDETNRQAFLQALLACREKMVLTYSCIDPAKEAELNPSSVICELEAFLRDHVLANRETLRRVIVPSTPLSDRFLLPDAEPWHDTLRLVDRDEWLTSLLLADRNNSPRLPRGPATDRLIEEARANRGIQLPQAVETAPKELTLRVWTSQLSTFLQDPATAVLQRWIRTDTDDSADDWEEIRSAPLAADWRMGRNLIRNAANAFFQMEPRDRPDPPATFFRKAYDWEVLRSRLPDGLWGKIDRERLADQFDDLVESIRKHQGDRVRDERLETILLGRFSTSRHVRGIPPLRTRVSAPPAMTPTPTAQGVAAKEWTIELHGRLPLVWRDDAGLNALVIRNAKTSSAKLDGNLLTPLLTYLALLVRDEDAATAGARVVDGAPLCLHAISTDGSATFRFLPDAGFARSYLNELVREYLAQRSFDDLRLKIVNSINYPEENTPAEEYAATLAEKRDELLAGKYPPSYFTDLFETLDEPAIPEDALEKVKRRLAPLETRLARVEKKPAAEEEEA, via the coding sequence ATGGGGATGCACCTGTTTACGGCTGCGACGCTTGACCGGCTTGTGGGGATGCTTGGGGGGTATCTTCGGGAGGCGACAGGGAACGTCGGGGCGGATCTGTTCGAGGCGTGGCCGGTCATCACGCCGAACGTTTCGGTCCAGGAGTGGCTGAGGCTCGATCTCATCCAGCGGTTCCAGGGCGGCCTCGAGCCGGCGTTCTCGAACCTCGGGGACGGGCTGTGGGGCCTGTGGAAACGGCATGCGGGGCCGTTCGATCCCGAGCCGCGACTGCTCTCGGACGGACACCTGCGCGACCTGGTTCTCGCGGCGCTTCTCAGCGTGACAGAGAAAGCCGACGGGCGTCTCGCCCCGGTGCGGAGCTACCTGGAAGCCGGAGGCGGAGCCGACAGGGACAGGCGGGCCTGGCAGTTCGCGGCGCAGATCACGGGGTTGTTCCTGCGGTATGAGACCGAGGCGGGACTGCCCGACGGCGTCGATCCGTCCGCTTTTCCCCTGATCGACGAGACCGTCGCCCGGCTCAACGGAAGTCCGGAGCATCTCGCCTGGCAGAAAATACTATATCATAACATATTCCAAAATAACGGGCTGAGATCCACCGTTTTCCCCGACCGGTTCACGCTCAGGCAACTCGCGGCGGGGCATCCCCTCGCGCGGCCGGCGGGCTCAACCGGGGTCCGACCGGTCGTCGTCTTCGGCTTCGACTCCCTGCCGCCGCTGGCGCTCGACATCCTTCGCAGGCTGGGCGACATCCTTCCGGTCGCCCTGTTCCTGCTCGACACGGGCAGTCCCGCGGCCGTCACCCACCCGCTCGACCGGTGGCGGGCGCCGTTCCTGTCCCTGCGGCGCAGCCTCGGGAACATCGCCTCGTCCGCGGCACCTTCCGAGCCGCCGTCGCCGGCGCCCCGAAGCCTCCTCGACACCCTCCGGGCGAAGCTGCGGTCAAGCCCGGGCATCGATCCCGTCAAACGGACGCAGGATGCCTCCCTCCAGTTATGGGCCTGCCCCGGCCCCCAGCGCGAGGTGGAGACCGTCGCACGCCTCCTGGCCGGACAGACCGACGCCACGGCGGCCGACACGACCGAGACGGCGGTCCTCGTGACCCGGCCGGATGAATATCTACCGTTATTCAGAGAAGCGTTCCAGCGTCTCCGCATCCCGTTCTCCGCGGCCGGCGACGGGAGCGACCTGCCGGGCCCGTATGCCGACGGCGTCGAGGCCCTGTTCGACCTCGCGAAAAACGGCTTCACCCGGGCGGGTGTGTTCCGGATCCTGTCGAATCCCTGCTGGCAGCACAAACGGTGGGTTCAGCCGGGGATGGTGCGGGACTGGCTGACCTGGGCCGACGAACTGGGCATCTTCGCGGGCTTCTCCACCGAGGACAAGTGCCGATCCTGCGATCTGCCGGGCCGGGAGCCGTGCGACGCGTGCAGAAACCCCGAGGCACGTGAGCAAGGGAACGGCATGACCGGGGCGCACACGTTCGAGTCGGCCCTCCGCCGCCTGCGTCTCGGCCGTCTCATGGAGTGCCGGAACTTCTCGCCCTCCGACACGGAGATGCCGGCCTGGCGCGGCTACGTCCCGTTCCAGGACTTCGCGACCTCGGATGCGGACACGCTGGGCGCCTTTTCGGTCGGCGTCGAGATGCTCCACCTCATGACCCGCAGGCTGAAAGACACGTGCGGGGCCCCACCCTCCCCCGCCTGGGCGGAAACCCTGCGGGGCATTCTCGACGCCTGCCTGGCGGCGCGCCCCGACCAGCCGGACGAGATCGCCGCCCGCAGCCACGCGTTCGGCATGATCGATCATTTCGCGGAGCTCGAGCCGCTGGTCTCGAACGGGCTGGGTCTCGAACTCGTCCGGTCGGGGCTGGTCGGCGCCTGCGCCGGCGCGGGCGGGGAAGGCGCCGGGCGGCTGTTCATGGGCGGCGTGACGATCGCGCCCCTGTCAGCCGCGGCCACGCTTCCCTGGCGGCGCGTCTTCATCGTGGGTCTCGAAGAGACCCGGTTCCCGGGCAGCGGGCTCAGCTCCAGCCTGAACCTGCTCGAGCCGCTCCCGGGCGCGGCGGAACGGGCCGCTGACGGGCCCGTTTCGGGCGACGAGACGAACCGGCAGGCTTTCCTGCAGGCCCTGCTCGCCTGCCGTGAAAAAATGGTCCTGACCTACAGCTGCATCGACCCGGCCAAGGAGGCCGAGCTCAACCCGTCATCCGTCATCTGCGAACTCGAAGCCTTCCTCCGGGACCACGTCCTGGCGAACCGGGAAACGCTCCGCCGCGTGATCGTCCCTTCGACGCCGCTGAGCGACCGGTTCCTTCTGCCCGACGCCGAGCCGTGGCACGACACGCTGCGGCTGGTCGACCGCGACGAGTGGCTCACCTCGCTCCTGCTGGCCGACCGGAACAACTCCCCACGACTCCCCCGGGGGCCCGCCACCGACCGTCTGATCGAGGAGGCCCGCGCGAACCGGGGCATCCAGCTCCCGCAGGCCGTCGAGACCGCGCCGAAGGAGCTCACCCTCCGGGTCTGGACGTCCCAGCTTTCGACGTTCCTCCAGGACCCCGCCACCGCCGTTCTCCAGCGCTGGATCCGGACCGACACCGACGACTCCGCCGACGACTGGGAAGAGATCAGGTCGGCACCGCTCGCCGCGGACTGGCGCATGGGTCGGAACCTCATCCGGAACGCCGCGAACGCGTTTTTCCAGATGGAACCGCGCGACCGGCCGGATCCTCCCGCGACGTTTTTCCGGAAAGCCTACGACTGGGAGGTTCTGCGTTCGCGGCTTCCGGACGGCCTCTGGGGAAAGATCGACCGGGAACGCCTGGCGGACCAGTTCGACGATCTCGTGGAGTCCATCCGAAAGCACCAGGGCGACCGGGTGCGCGACGAGAGACTGGAAACGATCCTGCTCGGGCGGTTTTCAACCTCCCGGCACGTCCGGGGCATTCCGCCGCTGAGAACGCGCGTTTCCGCGCCGCCGGCCATGACACCGACGCCCACGGCGCAGGGCGTGGCGGCGAAGGAGTGGACGATCGAACTGCACGGCCGGCTTCCCCTCGTGTGGCGCGACGATGCCGGCCTCAACGCGCTGGTCATCAGGAACGCCAAAACGTCGAGCGCCAAACTGGACGGCAATCTGCTGACCCCGCTTCTGACCTACCTGGCCCTGCTCGTGCGCGACGAGGATGCCGCGACGGCCGGCGCGCGCGTCGTCGACGGTGCCCCCCTGTGCCTGCACGCCATTTCCACGGACGGATCAGCCACGTTCCGGTTCCTGCCTGATGCCGGGTTTGCGCGGAGCTACCTGAACGAACTGGTCAGGGAGTATCTCGCCCAGCGCAGTTTCGACGACCTCCGTCTGAAGATCGTCAATAGTATCAATTATCCGGAGGAAAACACACCCGCCGAGGAGTATGCAGCCACGCTGGCCGAAAAGCGCGACGAGCTTCTCGCCGGGAAATATCCACCTTCCTATTTTACCGACCTGTTCGAAACGCTCGACGAGCCGGCGATCCCGGAGGATGCCCTGGAGAAGGTGAAACGGCGCCTGGCGCCCCTCGAAACGCGCCTGGCGCGCGTCGAAAAGAAGCCCGCCGCGGAAGAGGAAGAAGCATGA
- the recD gene encoding exodeoxyribonuclease V subunit alpha, with amino-acid sequence MNRNHETLTRDLQDLGIWPESADAVRAALFETVVRETDLTATDFQTIRDVCEIGGIPAGEARTALEAAMMNLFLVRVEGGLSMTLDPARPFDRLPAFEGRDILFDILLKNLKKKTYASIVGDAAPTPFLPLIRDERRLAFHRYREADDRLQSALRERQSAPDTPETGLPASPEAWRDIFLTVTEHSAVTLGDDQKTALAAALIRRFFVITGGPGTGKTSVVFTLIRCLLQAGLKADRIALAAPTGRAAQRLGETLRIQLGLLREKKRHLPGDEMIECLEPRTLHRLLGYSPSKLTFSHSSENPLEADLILVDETSMVDTELMSRLLDAAPPEARIILIGDRDQLPSVEAGTVLADLVGDVRQSTFSHFMAMNINKILGLAPTAEAGFLTSGKTSGQSPMADRIAVLQTCHRANTTIIEAARAINGYCPGGDFTAHLRGIFPPGRENILEWRSPAEWTSDGFSKEIAAWSAEFAKGSGNAFSDVIRSCLKEGIPMTGESLKPEHPLTGAFEFLTRRKILTVYREGPFGVESINRLVSAQLRKQLPGEGWGAFFPGAVVMVTRNDYRLELFNGDTGLVLPAKDGGLFGVFPRPGTILRVPVDELPGPEPAFAVTVHKSQGSEYDEVFLILPLPPSDTAARLLSREIVYTGLTRAKHRVTLLADPETLHNACSRRATGPAVVSDVPSPGPKVDS; translated from the coding sequence ATGAACCGGAATCACGAAACCCTGACGCGCGACCTGCAGGACCTCGGCATCTGGCCGGAATCCGCCGACGCGGTCCGCGCCGCCCTGTTCGAAACCGTCGTCCGCGAAACGGACCTGACGGCGACGGATTTCCAGACGATCCGCGACGTCTGCGAGATCGGCGGCATTCCTGCGGGCGAGGCCCGGACCGCCCTGGAAGCCGCCATGATGAACCTGTTTCTCGTCCGGGTGGAGGGCGGCCTCTCGATGACGCTCGACCCGGCTCGGCCGTTCGACCGCCTGCCGGCGTTCGAGGGACGGGATATATTATTCGATATTCTTCTGAAAAACCTGAAGAAGAAAACCTATGCCTCGATCGTGGGCGACGCCGCGCCGACGCCGTTTCTGCCGCTGATCCGCGACGAACGTCGCCTGGCCTTCCACCGGTATCGGGAAGCCGATGACCGTCTCCAGAGCGCCTTGCGGGAACGGCAGAGCGCCCCGGATACGCCGGAAACGGGATTGCCCGCCTCCCCGGAAGCCTGGCGGGACATTTTCCTGACAGTAACGGAACATTCCGCGGTCACGCTGGGTGACGACCAGAAGACAGCCCTGGCGGCGGCGCTGATTCGCCGGTTCTTCGTCATCACCGGGGGCCCCGGCACGGGGAAGACCTCGGTGGTGTTCACGCTGATCCGCTGCCTCCTGCAGGCGGGCCTGAAGGCGGACAGGATCGCCCTGGCCGCGCCGACGGGCCGGGCGGCACAGCGGTTGGGCGAAACCCTGCGCATCCAGCTCGGGCTGCTCCGGGAAAAGAAACGGCACCTGCCCGGTGACGAGATGATCGAATGCCTCGAACCGCGCACCCTGCACCGTCTGCTCGGCTACTCGCCCTCGAAGCTCACCTTCTCTCATTCGTCGGAAAATCCCCTGGAGGCCGATCTCATCCTCGTGGACGAAACGTCGATGGTCGACACGGAGCTGATGTCCCGCCTGCTCGACGCCGCGCCGCCCGAGGCCCGCATCATCCTGATCGGAGACCGCGACCAGCTTCCCTCCGTCGAGGCCGGAACGGTGCTCGCCGACCTGGTCGGCGACGTCCGGCAGTCGACGTTCAGCCATTTTATGGCAATGAATATAAATAAGATCCTCGGCCTCGCCCCTACCGCCGAGGCGGGCTTCCTCACGTCCGGCAAAACGTCCGGGCAAAGTCCGATGGCGGACCGCATCGCCGTTCTCCAGACGTGCCACCGGGCGAACACGACGATCATCGAGGCCGCGCGGGCGATCAACGGATACTGCCCCGGGGGCGATTTCACCGCCCATCTGCGCGGCATCTTCCCGCCCGGCCGGGAGAACATCCTGGAGTGGCGGAGCCCCGCGGAGTGGACCTCCGACGGGTTTTCGAAGGAAATCGCCGCCTGGTCGGCCGAGTTCGCGAAAGGCTCGGGCAACGCCTTTTCCGACGTCATCCGGAGTTGTCTGAAGGAAGGCATTCCCATGACCGGAGAATCGCTGAAACCGGAGCATCCGCTCACCGGGGCGTTCGAGTTCCTGACGCGGCGGAAAATCCTGACCGTCTACCGGGAGGGGCCATTCGGCGTCGAGTCGATCAACCGCCTCGTCTCGGCGCAGCTGCGGAAGCAACTTCCGGGCGAGGGCTGGGGCGCCTTTTTCCCGGGCGCGGTGGTGATGGTGACCCGAAACGATTACCGGCTGGAGCTGTTCAACGGCGACACCGGCCTGGTCCTGCCGGCGAAGGACGGCGGCCTGTTCGGCGTCTTCCCGCGCCCCGGCACGATTCTGCGGGTGCCCGTCGACGAACTGCCGGGCCCCGAGCCGGCCTTCGCCGTGACGGTGCACAAGAGCCAGGGATCGGAATACGACGAGGTGTTCCTGATCCTTCCGCTCCCGCCCTCCGACACCGCGGCCCGCCTGCTGTCACGCGAGATCGTCTACACCGGCCTCACCCGGGCGAAACACCGCGTCACCCTCCTCGCCGACCCGGAAACCCTCCACAACGCCTGCTCCCGCCGCGCGACCGGCCCAGCCGTGGTTTCTGACGTTCCGTCTCCTGGCCCGAAGGTGGATTCATGA
- a CDS encoding type II toxin-antitoxin system VapC family toxin — MKYLIDTCVISEVVKLYPNRQLLDWLTNTPSERLFMSVLTIGEIRKGIAKLPSSKKKARLSEWLNTLIEDYEDRILPIDLPVSETWGELQGAAEKNGLRVSTIDGLIASVARAHNLVLVTRNESDFKACNIPLFNPWAEEPAQSHRKHPSSAR, encoded by the coding sequence GTGAAATACCTCATCGACACCTGTGTCATATCCGAAGTCGTCAAATTGTATCCGAACCGACAGCTCCTGGACTGGCTGACAAACACGCCATCAGAACGTCTGTTCATGAGCGTTCTGACCATCGGGGAAATCCGGAAAGGGATTGCGAAGCTTCCCAGTTCGAAGAAAAAAGCCAGGCTTTCAGAATGGCTGAACACGCTCATCGAGGACTACGAAGACAGGATCCTTCCCATCGATCTGCCCGTTTCCGAAACATGGGGCGAACTGCAGGGCGCGGCGGAAAAGAACGGTCTTCGCGTATCGACGATCGACGGTCTGATCGCATCTGTCGCCAGGGCCCATAACCTCGTCCTGGTCACCCGGAATGAAAGCGATTTCAAGGCATGCAACATCCCGCTGTTCAACCCCTGGGCCGAGGAACCTGCCCAGTCGCATCGCAAACATCCTTCTTCCGCCAGATAG
- a CDS encoding type II toxin-antitoxin system prevent-host-death family antitoxin has product MMKPKWKLQDAKAQFSKVVEDALKHGPQYVTRHGETAVVVVSAAEYEEMTTHRQSFGEFLLSCPKASTNLDLERKKDAPRKIEL; this is encoded by the coding sequence ATGATGAAGCCGAAATGGAAACTGCAGGATGCGAAGGCGCAGTTCAGCAAGGTCGTCGAAGATGCGTTGAAACATGGTCCCCAGTATGTGACCCGGCATGGCGAAACCGCCGTCGTCGTGGTATCGGCCGCGGAATATGAAGAAATGACGACGCATCGTCAGTCGTTCGGGGAATTCTTGCTTTCCTGTCCCAAAGCAAGCACGAATCTCGATCTCGAACGGAAGAAGGACGCTCCGAGGAAGATCGAACTGTGA
- a CDS encoding UvrD-helicase domain-containing protein: MTTTTKMKHRVLEASAGTGKTYQIIKHAHELIIERGVPIERLAIVTFSERAAGELRKRLREDLEACLPADEAPAERCRRALTGLDRAMVTTIHGFCFAILREYAFETGELFEQGVTDMADLFPDLFERFVRGELRCIVLKEPKPEETARRLAENGFYQDLAGETCRFYHPETCELHPDPDRPFDPRPLCQSIVNELSEVKVVKKSTGARDTIHKTAAALREILTDGAGGRQLADTLMERQDWRVVFNKNGSLNAYVENILKNECPSGEGAAGLLNDLVRALHTAPRWIVSRIVRDCARFGRLLMRHEGLIDYPAMLNRTLEALEGSPALVKHLQVRFAAALVDEFQDTDPVQWRMFEKLFTGGPNRHLFVVGDPKQAIYGFRGADVVTFQDAVTRLVRDNGAETETLDRNFRSSPMLVTALDRLFSESGIVSGYQKVTPASERQLEENGEPDSRPLQFVGSTARRASEAREEYVAFVVRETQDLLSGRYSFRGKETVRPLSPDDIAILVRGAPDERRVTSALAEAGIPFVTRRHAGLMQSREAGEIALVLDAVANPSDASAVKKALLTRFFRYPVDRLEGFTGLSPRDQLAVRFRAWAELAEAGKWPTLFRALLTETGRLLDAATSDDDPDAGVTTLLDLGRELALIAERERLDLAGLSRRIAADRKRGTIDDQPGLLLRVESDQPKVQIMTMHAAKGLEFPVVFILGWFTSTDFETFRRYHVPEPGPAGTRKWRIDLSGSDEAKRLSAHEEQDEERRLFYVAMTRAIGRVYMPLGIPEKNPKKAGPIYEYLREGIEKAFPGLTAGPTGNHAGVALRLTEPADGAGPAPSEPGISARTVSSQLVLEPPPERIPTRDRLFIPVNSFSSLASRGGPEPVALEDDRETTGATIEFLPCDEPPDAEEAAGAAAEPDIGLPAGARTGTLFHALMEQLDYEAVMAAKTPSDLLAEGTPSAELIGRLFRRYPIRRLHDPADAARLAELAWNTLRTPLEFLGGQPLAACRERRHEMVFWMPAPGAAARELLGTTVSKGLLTGALDLVIRYNNAYHIIDFKTNRSRAGYGGTALDGIMEEHRYRLQYLLYGVALRRLLRGPEQRTEATPLAGAGYLFVRGMTGAKGSPGVFHGDLSDAILDRFERETLPALLGKRTGAGGEA; this comes from the coding sequence ATGACCACGACGACGAAGATGAAACACCGGGTCCTCGAGGCGTCGGCCGGAACCGGCAAAACCTACCAGATCATCAAGCACGCGCACGAACTGATCATCGAGCGGGGCGTTCCGATCGAGCGACTCGCGATTGTGACGTTTTCGGAACGGGCCGCGGGCGAGCTTCGGAAGCGGCTTCGCGAAGACCTGGAAGCCTGCCTGCCGGCCGACGAGGCGCCCGCGGAACGGTGCCGCCGGGCGCTGACGGGGCTGGACCGGGCGATGGTGACGACGATTCACGGCTTCTGCTTCGCGATTCTCCGGGAGTATGCGTTTGAGACGGGCGAGTTGTTCGAGCAGGGCGTCACGGATATGGCCGACCTGTTCCCCGACCTGTTCGAGAGGTTCGTCCGGGGCGAACTGCGATGCATCGTTCTGAAGGAACCGAAACCGGAGGAGACGGCGCGCAGGCTTGCCGAGAACGGGTTTTATCAGGATCTCGCCGGGGAGACATGCCGGTTTTACCACCCGGAGACCTGCGAACTGCATCCGGATCCCGACCGGCCATTCGATCCGCGGCCCCTCTGCCAGTCCATCGTGAACGAACTGTCAGAGGTGAAGGTCGTGAAAAAGTCGACGGGTGCCAGGGATACCATCCACAAGACCGCGGCGGCCCTCCGGGAGATTCTTACCGACGGCGCCGGCGGCAGGCAACTTGCAGACACGCTGATGGAACGCCAGGACTGGCGGGTCGTCTTCAACAAGAACGGCAGTCTGAACGCATATGTAGAAAACATCCTGAAGAACGAGTGCCCGTCCGGGGAAGGGGCAGCCGGGCTTCTCAACGATCTCGTGCGTGCGCTGCACACGGCGCCCAGGTGGATCGTCTCGCGCATCGTCCGCGACTGCGCGCGATTCGGCCGTCTTCTGATGCGACACGAAGGGCTGATCGACTACCCCGCCATGCTGAACCGCACGCTCGAAGCGCTCGAGGGGTCGCCGGCCCTTGTGAAACACCTCCAGGTGCGTTTTGCGGCGGCGCTCGTCGACGAGTTTCAGGACACCGACCCGGTCCAGTGGCGTATGTTCGAGAAGCTGTTCACGGGCGGGCCGAACCGGCACCTGTTCGTCGTCGGCGACCCGAAGCAGGCGATCTACGGGTTTCGCGGGGCCGACGTCGTGACGTTCCAGGACGCCGTCACGCGACTGGTTCGCGACAACGGGGCCGAAACCGAGACGCTGGACCGCAACTTCCGTTCGTCACCCATGCTGGTGACGGCTCTCGACCGGCTTTTCTCGGAGAGCGGCATCGTCAGCGGGTATCAGAAGGTCACGCCGGCTTCGGAGCGTCAGCTCGAGGAGAACGGCGAGCCCGATTCCCGGCCTCTCCAGTTCGTCGGTTCGACCGCCAGGAGGGCATCAGAGGCCCGCGAGGAGTATGTGGCGTTCGTGGTCCGGGAAACGCAGGACCTGCTGAGCGGCCGGTATTCCTTCCGGGGCAAGGAGACGGTGCGACCGCTGAGCCCCGACGACATCGCGATCCTCGTGCGGGGCGCTCCCGATGAGCGACGGGTGACGAGCGCGCTCGCCGAGGCCGGAATCCCGTTCGTCACGCGGCGTCATGCCGGGCTGATGCAGTCGCGCGAAGCCGGCGAGATCGCCCTGGTGCTCGACGCCGTGGCGAACCCCTCGGATGCCTCGGCCGTCAAGAAAGCCCTGTTGACGAGGTTCTTCCGGTATCCCGTCGACCGGCTCGAGGGATTCACCGGACTTTCCCCCCGCGATCAGCTGGCCGTGCGGTTTCGCGCGTGGGCCGAGCTCGCGGAGGCGGGGAAGTGGCCGACGCTTTTCCGGGCCCTGCTGACCGAAACCGGCAGGCTTCTCGACGCCGCCACGTCCGACGATGACCCGGACGCGGGCGTGACGACGCTTCTCGACCTGGGGCGGGAGCTCGCCCTGATCGCGGAGCGGGAGCGACTCGACCTGGCCGGCCTCAGCCGGCGCATCGCAGCCGATCGGAAACGCGGGACGATCGACGACCAACCCGGCCTGTTGCTGCGTGTCGAGAGCGACCAGCCGAAGGTGCAGATCATGACGATGCATGCGGCGAAGGGGCTCGAGTTCCCCGTCGTCTTCATCCTCGGCTGGTTCACCTCCACCGATTTCGAGACGTTCCGACGGTATCACGTGCCTGAACCGGGCCCGGCGGGAACCCGGAAATGGCGCATCGACCTTTCCGGCTCCGACGAGGCGAAGCGGCTCAGCGCCCACGAGGAGCAGGACGAGGAGCGCCGCCTGTTCTACGTCGCGATGACACGGGCTATCGGCAGAGTCTACATGCCGCTCGGCATCCCGGAAAAGAATCCGAAGAAAGCGGGGCCGATCTACGAGTACCTGCGCGAAGGGATCGAGAAGGCGTTTCCCGGCCTGACGGCCGGCCCGACCGGCAATCACGCCGGCGTCGCGCTCCGGCTCACGGAGCCGGCCGATGGGGCGGGCCCGGCGCCATCGGAGCCCGGGATATCCGCCCGAACCGTCTCGTCACAGCTCGTCCTCGAACCGCCGCCGGAGCGGATCCCGACGCGGGATCGCCTGTTCATCCCGGTCAATTCGTTCAGCAGCCTGGCTTCACGCGGCGGGCCGGAACCGGTCGCGCTCGAGGATGATCGCGAGACGACGGGGGCGACCATCGAGTTCCTGCCCTGCGACGAACCTCCGGACGCGGAAGAGGCAGCCGGAGCGGCTGCGGAGCCGGATATCGGGCTTCCGGCCGGGGCCCGCACCGGCACGCTGTTTCACGCCCTGATGGAGCAGCTCGATTACGAGGCCGTCATGGCTGCGAAGACGCCGTCGGATCTTCTCGCGGAGGGAACCCCGTCGGCCGAGCTGATCGGCCGGCTGTTCCGGCGGTATCCCATTCGACGGCTTCACGACCCCGCGGATGCCGCACGCCTGGCAGAACTCGCCTGGAACACGCTTCGCACGCCCCTGGAGTTTCTCGGCGGTCAACCGCTGGCCGCCTGCCGGGAGCGACGTCACGAGATGGTCTTCTGGATGCCCGCGCCCGGCGCCGCCGCCCGCGAACTGCTCGGAACGACCGTCAGCAAAGGTCTGCTGACGGGCGCCCTCGACCTGGTCATAAGATATAATAACGCATACCATATCATTGACTTCAAAACAAATCGCTCCCGCGCCGGGTATGGAGGAACCGCGCTCGACGGTATCATGGAGGAGCATCGGTATCGTCTGCAGTATCTCCTGTATGGCGTCGCCCTCCGCCGCCTCCTGCGCGGGCCGGAGCAGAGAACCGAAGCGACGCCGCTCGCCGGGGCCGGGTATCTGTTCGTCCGGGGCATGACCGGGGCGAAGGGCTCGCCCGGCGTTTTCCATGGGGATCTTTCGGACGCGATTCTCGACAGGTTCGAACGGGAGACGCTCCCGGCGCTCCTCGGGAAACGGACAGGCGCGGGAGGCGAGGCATGA